Proteins from one Malaya genurostris strain Urasoe2022 chromosome 2, Malgen_1.1, whole genome shotgun sequence genomic window:
- the LOC131431317 gene encoding phosphorylated adapter RNA export protein isoform X1, with protein sequence MTSMEHEAIKFASPNPQDLELEEGEVTDDSDEGYTPLARPDLAKTEFAGGASVSQARTAMEILSDQDDLNDESEASSDDSDDDGTSFGKRMRSNSDKKIRIRPPLEKIPQPQSSQSLPNKYNIWTESLQEDTLMENMRGCDVTLNGMRNRDVESYDYSLKYRMNGDNAFQRAMKRRQSNSDDSDGCGGGKRFRSTSFGSACVRERKSVKLRLGKRNSSDSNSNDSFQNAPRFASRHILDLNVADDCDYEVFAAELANKLCEEKDDLMLRVVSVLGKQIPAKIFKETQKIEADGGMLIMNGARRRTPGGVFLFLLKHSEEVDKDDKKAIFLVEKKAAIKERKNSQAVNREKKVEELKKTLNRQAADNELPTRSDLMLSHLKPETHSTLSNPPPSPVGDENREGSPDYHPQNVHVNVTSLEKVLSDPKDQESEPESSRRDPTQLQNYDDDFLDMTCDDMDMF encoded by the exons ATGACGAGCATGGAACACGAAGCAATCAAGTTCGCTAGTCCAAATCCACAGGATCTGGAGCTAGAGGAAGGCGAG GTGACAGATGACAGCGACGAAGGTTACACGCCTCTGGCACGGCCAGATCTAGCCAAAACTGAGTTCGCCGGTGGCGCTAGTGTTAGCCAAGCCCGGACAGCAATGGAAATCCTATCGGATCAGGATGATTTGAATGACGAGTCAGAAGCTAGTTCGGATGACAGCGACGATGATGGCACCAGTTTCGGTAAACGAATGAGAAGTAATAGCGACAAGAAAATAAGGATACGTCCTCCGTTGGAGAAAATTCCACAACCACAGTCGAGTCAGTCGCTCCCGAACAAATATAACATCTGGACGGAAAGTCTGCAAGAAGATACGTTGATGGAGAATATGCGCGGATGTGATGTCACTCTGAACGGGATGAGAAATCGGGACGTTGAATCCTACGATTACAGTTTGAAATATCGAATGAACGGTGACAACGCGTTTCAAAGGGCGATGAAAAGGAGACAGTCAAATTCGGATGACTCCGATGGATGCGGGGGTGGCAAGCGGTTTCGGTCGACCTCATTCGGAAGTGCCTGTGTTCGAGAACGAAAGAGCGTGAAACTGCGACTCGGAAAACGCAACAGTAGCGATAGTAATAGCAACGATAGCTTCCAGAACGCACCAAG ATTTGCTTCCAGGCACATTCTAGATTTGAACGTGGCAGATGACTGTGATTACGAAGTTTTCGCTGCCGAACTAGCCAACAAACTATGCGAGGAAAAAGATGACTTAATGT TACGTGTCGTCAGCGTTCTTGGAAAACAAATACCggcaaagatattcaaagaaacACAAAAAATTGAAGCAGACGGAGGAATGCTTATAATG AACGGTGCACGTCGTCGTACTCCAGGTGGTGTTTTCCTGTTTCTACTCAAGCACAGCGAGGAAGTCGACAAGGATGATAAAAAGGCAATCTTCCTGGTAGAGAAAAAAGCAGCCATCAAGGAGCGCAAGAACTCTCAGGCAGTGAACCGGGAAAAAAAGGTCGAAGAACTGAAAAAGACCCTCAATAGGCAAGCAGCTGATAATGAACTACCAACAAGAAGCGATTTAATGTTGTCTCATCTGAAGCCGGAAACACACAGTACAT TATCCAATCCACCTCCATCGCCAGTGGGTGATGAAAACCGTGAAGGAAGCCCCGACTACCATCCACAAAACGTACATGTAAATGTAACAAGCCTTGAAAAAG TTCTTAGCGATCCAAAGGATCAAGAATCGGAACCAGAGAGTTCCCGACGGGACCCAACACAGCTGCAAAACTATGACGACGATTTTCTCGATATGACGTGTGACGATATGGATATGTTTTAG
- the LOC131431317 gene encoding phosphorylated adapter RNA export protein isoform X2: protein MTSMEHEAIKFASPNPQDLELEEGEVTDDSDEGYTPLARPDLAKTEFAGGASVSQARTAMEILSDQDDLNDESEASSDDSDDDGTSFGKRMRSNSDKKIRIRPPLEKIPQPQSSQSLPNKYNIWTESLQEDTLMENMRGCDVTLNGMRNRDVESYDYSLKYRMNGDNAFQRAMKRRQSNSDDSDGCGGGKRFRSTSFGSACVRERKSVKLRLGKRNSSDSNSNDSFQNAPRHILDLNVADDCDYEVFAAELANKLCEEKDDLMLRVVSVLGKQIPAKIFKETQKIEADGGMLIMNGARRRTPGGVFLFLLKHSEEVDKDDKKAIFLVEKKAAIKERKNSQAVNREKKVEELKKTLNRQAADNELPTRSDLMLSHLKPETHSTLSNPPPSPVGDENREGSPDYHPQNVHVNVTSLEKVLSDPKDQESEPESSRRDPTQLQNYDDDFLDMTCDDMDMF, encoded by the exons ATGACGAGCATGGAACACGAAGCAATCAAGTTCGCTAGTCCAAATCCACAGGATCTGGAGCTAGAGGAAGGCGAG GTGACAGATGACAGCGACGAAGGTTACACGCCTCTGGCACGGCCAGATCTAGCCAAAACTGAGTTCGCCGGTGGCGCTAGTGTTAGCCAAGCCCGGACAGCAATGGAAATCCTATCGGATCAGGATGATTTGAATGACGAGTCAGAAGCTAGTTCGGATGACAGCGACGATGATGGCACCAGTTTCGGTAAACGAATGAGAAGTAATAGCGACAAGAAAATAAGGATACGTCCTCCGTTGGAGAAAATTCCACAACCACAGTCGAGTCAGTCGCTCCCGAACAAATATAACATCTGGACGGAAAGTCTGCAAGAAGATACGTTGATGGAGAATATGCGCGGATGTGATGTCACTCTGAACGGGATGAGAAATCGGGACGTTGAATCCTACGATTACAGTTTGAAATATCGAATGAACGGTGACAACGCGTTTCAAAGGGCGATGAAAAGGAGACAGTCAAATTCGGATGACTCCGATGGATGCGGGGGTGGCAAGCGGTTTCGGTCGACCTCATTCGGAAGTGCCTGTGTTCGAGAACGAAAGAGCGTGAAACTGCGACTCGGAAAACGCAACAGTAGCGATAGTAATAGCAACGATAGCTTCCAGAACGCACCAAG GCACATTCTAGATTTGAACGTGGCAGATGACTGTGATTACGAAGTTTTCGCTGCCGAACTAGCCAACAAACTATGCGAGGAAAAAGATGACTTAATGT TACGTGTCGTCAGCGTTCTTGGAAAACAAATACCggcaaagatattcaaagaaacACAAAAAATTGAAGCAGACGGAGGAATGCTTATAATG AACGGTGCACGTCGTCGTACTCCAGGTGGTGTTTTCCTGTTTCTACTCAAGCACAGCGAGGAAGTCGACAAGGATGATAAAAAGGCAATCTTCCTGGTAGAGAAAAAAGCAGCCATCAAGGAGCGCAAGAACTCTCAGGCAGTGAACCGGGAAAAAAAGGTCGAAGAACTGAAAAAGACCCTCAATAGGCAAGCAGCTGATAATGAACTACCAACAAGAAGCGATTTAATGTTGTCTCATCTGAAGCCGGAAACACACAGTACAT TATCCAATCCACCTCCATCGCCAGTGGGTGATGAAAACCGTGAAGGAAGCCCCGACTACCATCCACAAAACGTACATGTAAATGTAACAAGCCTTGAAAAAG TTCTTAGCGATCCAAAGGATCAAGAATCGGAACCAGAGAGTTCCCGACGGGACCCAACACAGCTGCAAAACTATGACGACGATTTTCTCGATATGACGTGTGACGATATGGATATGTTTTAG
- the LOC131431318 gene encoding ejaculatory bulb-specific protein 3-like, translating into MKLFIVISFALIVSVAAQKYTSKYDGIDIDEILKSNRLFNNYYKCLLDQGRCTPDANELKRILPEALQTNCAKCTDKQRQGAVHVINYLIENRSSQWKVLQQRYDPGNVYINKYRDEARASGIKI; encoded by the coding sequence ATGAAGTTATTCATCGTGATCTCCTTCGCCCTGATCGTGTCGGTGGCCGCTCAGAAATACACCTCGAAGTACGACGGTATCGACATCGACGAGATTCTCAAATCCAACCGACTGTTCAACAACTACTACAAATGTCTGCTGGACCAGGGCCGCTGCACCCCGGATGCTAACGAGTTGAAGCGAATCCTGCCGGAGGCACTGCAGACCAACTGCGCCAAATGTACCGACAAGCAACGCCAAGGTGCCGTCCACGTTATCAACTATCTGATCGAAAACCGATCGTCCCAGTGGAAGGTGCTGCAACAGCGTTACGATCCGGGCAATGTGTACATCAACAAGTACCGTGATGAGGCCCGTGCCTCAGGAATCAAGATCTAG
- the LOC131431319 gene encoding ejaculatory bulb-specific protein 3-like, whose translation MKFLILVVLALVAVVSAQEKYTSRYDGIDVEEILRSDRLFNNYYKCLMDEGPCTPDGKELKRILPEALQTDCVKCSESQRAGAIRVVNYLIENRPEQWKNLQAKYDPDNIYVEKYRSEVGTSATTTV comes from the coding sequence ATGAAATTCCTGATCCTTGTTGTTTTGGCGTTGGTAGCAGTGGTTTCGGCCCAGGAGAAATACACAAGCAGATACGATGGAATAGACGTCGAAGAGATTCTAAGGTCGGATCGACTCTTCAATAATTACTACAAGTGCCTTATGGATGAGGGTCCGTGTACTCCGGATGGCAAGGAGTTGAAAAGAATCCTTCCGGAAGCTCTTCAAACCGATTGCGTTAAGTGTAGTGAGTCTCAACGTGCCGGTGCCATCAGAGTGGTCAACTATTTGATCGAGAATCGTCCGGAGCAGTGGAAAAATCTGCAAGCCAAGTATGACCCGGACAACATCTACGTGGAAAAGTACCGCAGTGAGGTGGGAACGAGTGCTACCACTACCGTATAG
- the LOC131427671 gene encoding ejaculatory bulb-specific protein 3-like has protein sequence MKFFVAIFALLAMVAAQDLYTSKYDNIDVDEILRSDRLFKNYFQCLMDEGRCTPEGNELKRLLPEALETNCAKCSEGQRNGAIKAFGYLNANRPEEWKALRAKFDPENKYIEQYREEATKNGIML, from the coding sequence atgaaattcttcgTTGCTATTTTTGCACTACTGGCCATGGTAGCTGCACAAGACCTGTACACCAGCAAGTACGATAACATAGACGTGGACGAGATTCTTCGCTCGGACCGTCTCTTCAAAAACTACTTCCAGTGTCTGATGGATGAAGGACGTTGCACGCCAGAAGGCAACGAGCTGAAGCGTCTGCTGCCCGAAGCCCTCGAAACCAACTGTGCTAAATGCAGCGAAGGCCAGCGAAATGGTGCCATCAAAGCGTTTGGGTACCTGAATGCAAATCGTCCGGAGGAATGGAAGGCACTGCGAGCAAAGTTTGATCCAGAAAACAAGTACATTGAGCAGTACCGCGAAGAGGCCACGAAGAATGGAATAATGCTGTAA